The Schistocerca nitens isolate TAMUIC-IGC-003100 chromosome 6, iqSchNite1.1, whole genome shotgun sequence DNA segment atatcTTGCTGTTgacagatgcttgtatgagcactgtgtttttttGTTATATGCGACGCATTTCCTTTGCAAATGaaggttttattttcgttttcttctATAGTTCATGTGTTATTgcttcagtattattctgcagtagcaggatacagtaatatccattgttagagtattggttcttaccagccaaaattacaaaaatttaactgaaaactaaaacaatgaaaaattcttggAATTCTACAAAATTCCCCATGTTTTTCCCGGACCTCCCGGTTGTCCCGTTGAATTATTCCTtaagcgagtttgtttcagtgatgaggcaacgtttctgggacattaaacagacataatGTGAGAATCTGGTGAACTGAACacccccatgtgactagggagcttcaccgggatagtccaaaagtgaatgtgtggtgtggaatcatgcgCAAcagaataattggtccatttttcttcaatgaGTCAACAATTACTCCAGATGTGTACCTCGAACTTCTGActgaatatgtagcaccacaaatGATTTACCtacaaccaactatcattttacagcaagatggtgcaccacgacattggggactgcatgttcgtcggtccctcaataaaatatttccacgcagatggattgggagggatgggccaattcaTTGGCCACCGCATTCGCCAGGTATCACTCCCTTGGACACTTTTTTATGGGCGTATGTAAAAGATAttgtgtatcaaacacagatatgGGACATTGCTGACtggaagcaaaggattcgtaatgccattgctACCATTGATGATGCTATACTACAGCAAATATGGCAAGAAATTGAGTACCatcttgatgtgcttcgtgcaactaaagcTGCCCATATAGATGCCTATTAAACACtatcaaaaaaacttttataaacactgattacaataaaagaaacgttgtaataaaattttgaagttgtaaagggactttatggaaaAACTGTATATTGCAACAGAAATGTTGATTTTGCGTCACAGGTTAACAGACATTGGTACACACCACTGTTGAGAAACTGAATTTATCAGCCATAGTAGGATCCAGAAACATTAACTAATGACTCAGTCAACAGAATCTGCTCCGTTGACTAAACATACTTCTTAGGATAAAGCCCTGTAGTGATTGTGCCTCTTTGCGGTGCCCTCATGACTTTAGTAtacttttgtgtatctatcgaATTTGTTTCCAGAGTGGTATCGAAGTCAgagtggcccagcctctgatatgAATAGTCCAGTTGGTACTATCCACATATAcaagtgtttttaatgttttaatgtacatttacTGCACTGAAAATTGCCACACAGTGAcggaaatctagatatgcaataaaCATCATTCCTGCTGACAATGTACCCTTTACTACTTCAAATGCtagttttatttcattaattacCTCTATTCACAAAGCAGGTTAGAAATAAAAAGGGTGGTTGTGAAGTTTTGCTTATCACCTCAAAACAAAAAGTTGCGTAATTAACTTTTTTGCAGGTACtagtctgcagtcctggtacacaatgAAATCCCTGCACACAGTACCATAGTGTGCAGCTAGAGCAGCCAGTTTAGTACGGCACAGCCCATTAAATTAAGTAGGGTATCGTTCAGTGATTTGTTCTCTAAATCCGAAGGGGAACAAGGCTGCAACAATCCATGTTGAGATGGTGGAATTGTATGGTAAAATTATATGATACAATGGTTTAGTGGCCCAGACAATTCCATTGCGATCAGGAGCTCCAAATAGTGGCGAACAAAATGACAGACTATGTTTCTCAGGAGCACTGGTAATAGTAATAGAAACAGGGTCCTAGTTTACAAAGCCGGCGAGTCACAATCGAAGCGACAGTGGataaagtgaaaatcagtcacgAGTCAGTTTTCATCATCTCGGACAAAATTTTTGAATCTGACAAAGGTCGCAAGGTTCCGCGCCTTCTGACGTGCTAAACCGAGCAGCAGCGGAAATGTTACAACCGTGTCAGGTCAATGCATACAAATTCCTTAGCCACCTAGTTACCATGATCAGTGAAACTTGAATCAGTAAGACTCCGAGACAAAAAAGCAAAGCAAGTAGTGGCAACATTTGGGTTCACCAGTGAAAAGCCAAAATCCAGCCATCATTGGGCAAGATGAAGGCCATGGTGTGTTGCTGAAGATTACGGTCGCAACTGGCGAACCATCACAGGACCATATTACCTGACAAGGGTACAGGAAGCTGTGAGGATGAAGGGTTGTGGGAAGCTGCCCAAGGGGTGCGGGTATGCACCACAATGATGTCCGAGCTCATTCTGTGCAGGACACACACACTCATGGTGCTTCCTCGAAACATCAGTGTTTGCCTCACCCCCGTAATCGCTCGACATGACACCCAatgatttcttcctctttcctctggTGAAGAAACCATCCTATGGAAGGCACTTCCCCAGGATAACGATGAAGTTTTTTGCGAGGTGGAACTCTTCCTGAACAGCCAAAAGAGAAGCTTTCCCAACAAGATCTCCAACACGTCATCCGtagttgggaaaaatgtgtcacattgaTGAGTAGATGTGTAGAGAAGGACTAACAGCATCACCAAGTTTCATGGACGCATCTGGAGGTTTTTGAGATGATAGTTAAAACTTCATGAACACCCCTCTTATAATTACATATTTCTCTGAGGAGATTATTTTTATGCAGGAGTCATAAATATTGACACGCGGTCTGCAGTTGCCTGTTTGTCATAACTCTAACGTAGTTTTTTGCCTTGAGACCCAGGAAGGACACACAAATTGACTGTGGGAAAAGTGCTGCACTCACCGTGATGGGGATATTGAAGCCATCAACAAGACTGATGCTGTAGAAGTCCTGACTGCCCCACCCAGCCAGGACGACTTCTGCATACGTTACAGGAGGCTGGCCGCCGGTGCCGTTACACTGCAGCCTCCTGCCACAGTCTCCCGTCTGGCATCTGCCATGTCCGTAGCCATCGAATAAGCAGCCAGTGCGACCCCAGAAGCGGCCTTCCCATCGATCGCCCATGTCGATGGTGACCTGTTGATACACCCCTCGATGAGAATGTAAACTGTAACTTTCCTTTCTTAATGCGACTGGAATTCTTGTTAATTCTTCAACACTGCACGTTTTATGACAGCGTCCCCTACCATATATATCAAATATCCGTTCTTCAAATATCAAGACATTTTTGGCAGCTTATTCTCAAATAAGTAAATGTATTAAACATAATGATAAAGTTATTAGACTGTGTGAAGTAAAGGCTTTTGAGCATCTTTTGCTATTGGAGAATGTAATACTTATTAATTATTGCTTTTTATGTGGTAATGTTTAAGTGTCACAATGACATTTCTCTTTTTCAATGGAAAATAGAAAATCTTATTTAGGTATCCCTGTGTATTCAGTGGTATTTCCTATAGCAAGCTTATATCGCAGAAAAATGACAACCATTTGTGATAAGACTGGCAACTTACCGAAGAACCAGGGCGCATCTCCCAACCGCCTCCTTTGGGAGTTCCCCTTTCAGCACCGCCAAGGGTGCCCACCCACACAGTATCTCTGCGTCTGTTCTCGAACACAACACTCCTTCCTTCACTCAAGGCGGTGACACCCAGCACTAATAACAAAAATGTCATCGCGCTTATCTGGAATACAAAAGGAAGCCAGAGTAAAATTTCACCTGAGAAGTTCGCTAAAACCATGATCATGTCCATACGAATGCTGTGGAACACTGTCAGCCATTTACTCATTCCGCCTCTTAACTTACGTCTGTGGACAGTAGCAGTCTGTGGTACGCTCTAGATATGGAGCAGAAACATGGGAAAGAAGTGCCACTAGAAGGAAGTTACAGAACTTTGCGATGGAATAGAGATAAGAAATGTGGAGGAATCAAAAGGAGATGAAAGTTGTGTGTAGTGCAACATGAAGTCAGTTTACAGTTCTAGCTTAAGAACTACAGTTAATATAAGATCATCAATATTTGAAAGATATAACTCTCTGCTAGATCATTATGTATAATGTAAATAAGAGAGTAATGACCGTTTAGCATTGCCCGACTTGATAATGTTGCAACAACCTTTGGAAATTCATTCCCGAACTGTTAGATATACCTGTGTTATTTTCGTCTTTTAGTCTGCGGGTAGAGCATTTGGCTAAGACGTGGATATGAACAGGGCGTTCATGTGGGAAGCATGGCAAATCTGTGAAGCTTATTGACAGTTCTCCATATTCATGTTGACAGATGCTGATCTGATACtcgttttgtttatatgtatatgtatgtatgtacatgtgtaTGTGTGTAAGACTTAATATAGGAAAAGACACACAAGACTTATGAATGTACTTTTAACTGATAAACTGCATAATGAcaatccctgcaacattctgttaaGCCTGCATGTTGAACAGAAATACTTCCCAGTGACATTACACTAAAAACCTAAATTAGGACAGAGAGATCTAGTCGAGGATCTTCAACACCCGCTATTCAGCTAATATTATGAGTAATTACGCTGAAGCAGTTGCTGTTGATATGACAGCAAAACCAAATAACATATTTGTCAAGCCTTATACTATCTTGATAAGACCAGGGGATGGTTGAATCTAAAGGAGCAGGCATTTGTGATTTATGTCTTGATTTTTTTAAGCATGTTCTAAAAAATTTATGTCACTGCTAATTCCATGACTTACACATCGAAGGATGCACATTTACTAACGtgaaaaatattaactttaaaatGTACATCATTTGCCCTCAATACAGGGTTTTTCTTAAGTACTTCCAGGGTTTCAAATGACTACTGTGCAAAAACCATACGACATACAAGAAATGACACCTAGCACTGAATCTCTCTGAGTTTCGATTCATAATAAAAGATGTGGTGTAGTTGCAGAGCGCACCACTAAGTGACAGGTGTGTCAAAACATCGGCTCTAACTTGTCACAAGAAATTAGCTCGTCCCACAAGATGGCAACCTAATGAACAGAATTCGAAGGCGGGCCGCTGTCTTTGCGCCTTCCCAGGCAACAGCAGCGACTTCAGTGAACTGCACACATGTAATGACACACTGTCTATTGATATGTCTCTTTTCTGTATATCTTGCAATGTTCGTGTAGTCATCTTCCGAAATCCTGAAGGTACTTGGGAGTACTCCTGTGTACACGTTGATGGAGTGTAGCACAGAGTTTTGAGAAACGAGTGTTTACGACTCCAAATTCTTTGAGATGAAAATTTTCCCTTCCAAAAtactgtgcaaactgttatgacaAATGCTCTTGCATGTAATAGTAAGGAATTATAATGACTTGGGAGATAATATGTTCATGGACAATAAAGGTtcatctattactgttattgttaggTCCTAAAAATTACAGCTATTACTGCAATCTGTAAATTAGCACATTTACACAGCATGTCTTTCCCCTTCTTAGGCAATCTTCAAATGTGATCGACAGTCTAGTAGTCATGAACTGACATCACATTTGTGGATTTCCGAACAATGCTCTTGGCACGCTACTAGGTAGGGTTCTTTTTTCTTAAGGAAGTATCGTTTATGAATGTAGCATTGTTGCGGTAGGTGATGCACTTTCAATGTCTGGACCTATTGGCTATGCATATACACCAAACAGAAGCAATCATCATAGTTGTTTGTGGTTATTTATAATGCCATGGATAACTGAAAATGTCGCTCCCGGTGTGAAATGCGTCCATTGATTCGTTTGCTGTCTGCAAAAGATATGAAAACATTCTTAAATTCATCAGATTAATTTAATTAACAGAATCtaccatcggttcttggtagaacaacattataataaatgaaaagcaccagtttgcttttgttctacaatattacttttattgataaccggttttcggcttatagGCCATCTTCAGCCAATGCCTGAAGATGGCCTTAAAGCCAAAAACCgcttaacaataaaagtaaaaaaaagattaatttaatttatgaagGAAACACTATGACTGATGGGATGGCAAGAAAGTGGGTTAGAGTACTTGATTATTGTCAGTCTAAAGCTCCTGATAAATTGCAGTGTCAGTGACCACCTTTCATATCCGAAGACTTGGTGCTGAAAGTTGTAAAGTTCAAGAAAACAGATACTTTATGATTTTGTCCTTAGTTATAAGTTAGTTGGAATGTTTGAAGATTTTCGGGCATAAATGGGAGCTCGCAAAACTGAGGAACTCCCTGCATCTCTTCTGGGTGAGGGAGGCAAGTCGTTGGGCTTCATGTTTAAAAGTGTTTAACATTTTTGGAGTCAGTAGTTTTTTTTCCCCTTTGTtatcaatgaagttatttttccAATATGGAAAACTTACAAGAACTGGCACTCCTGTCTGCATACCTGGAATTCTATTGCTTATTTTCTGGTTTTCTAGGCGATTGTTACTGTGTAGTAGCCACCGGCCTTATTTAAAATCATTGGGCTATCGGTTAGCTGATGATGGAGTTCATCGAAagacatgaaaatttaagaaaataaattattatttttttcgtggAACCTTAAGTGTGGTGTTGCGACTGGCAGATCTGTTGACCTTGATGTCTAGATCTGTagaaccaaattgagaagcaaatctctaaGACCGTGGAacgtttcagtacatgaaattacaatatacgagtaataacagataaaataaaatgtttatgaacccataaaagacaagccataagtttaggtaaacgcaatcaacaatataacataggattCAGTTTaatatttcaaggaactcctcaacagaatagaaggagtgacccacgaggaaacacttaaaaaaaaaatggctctgagcactatgggacttaacatctatggtcatcagtcccctagaaattagaactacttaaacctaactaacttaaggacagcacacaacacccagtcatcacgaggtagagaaaatccctgaccccgccgggaatcgaacccgggaacccgggcgtgggaagcgagaacgctaccgcatgaccacggaAACACTTCAGTTacaatttgaaagcatgtggattaatggtaagatttttgaattcttgtgatagcttatttaaaatggatgcagcagtatacataacacctttctgcacaagaatcaaagaaatgcgatccaaatgcaggttggatttctgcctattattaactgaatgaaagctgctaatacTTGGGAGTAagatgatattgttaacaagaaacaacaaaaaaatgtattgagaggccagtgtcagaatatCCAAACTTGTGACGAGCGATCAACAGGAGGTTCACGAAATTACAcaacttattgcccaaactgcccgtttctgagccaaaaatatccttttaaaatgggaagagttaccccaaaacataataccatacgacgtgaatgaaaataagcaaactagactacttttcgtgttgaacaatcacttacttcagatactgttcgaatagtaaaaatggcagccttaagtctttgaacaagatcctgaatgtgggttttccacggcagtttactacctatctgaacactaagaaatttgaactgtccagtttcacttatcatatgctcattctgtgaaattaaaacatcgagttttgttgaaatgtgtaaactgtaaaaactgagtcttagtgtgatatagcgttaatttattttgtacaagccattaacttatgtcatgaattgcactgtttgaaacagagccaatgttgcacacaacatgctttactaccaagctagtgtcatcagcaaacaggaatattttagaattacctgtaatactagagggcatatcatttatataaataaggaacaggagaggccccaacactgatcctggggtatccctcccccacttccccccccccaccccccatcccattTGACCGTGCCCCACTGAGaccccccacatcacagccattctcaacactgtgaataatgcccttttgctgtttgttgttaaagtaagaggtgaagtaattgtgaagtactcctcgtattccataatggttcaacttctggagcaatattttgtgatcaacacaatcaaatgccttggttaAATCAAAACAGATGCCTACCGCTCGaagccttttgtttaatccatccagtacctcacagagaaaagagaatatagcattttcagttgttaaaccacttctaaagccaaactgtacatctgatagcaaattatgtgatataaaataatcaattatccttatcaaacaatggaaaatccaggatggaatgtaacaatacgagagaaggaaagttgcaactcaccatatagcggagatgctgagtcacgataggcacaataaaaagatccaCACAataatagcttttggccattaaggcttttgtcagcagtacacacacacacacacacacacacacacacacacacacacacaattatccttacatacgcaaccttttcaataactttagcacacATTGATGACATAGAAATGGgtgtaaaattgtctacattatccctttctctcttcttgtaaagcagctttactactgagtactttaatcgttgagGAAacggaccattcttaaaggaaaagttacaaatatggctaagtatagggctaacatgtgcagcacagtactttaatattcttctgggcactccattatatccatgaaagtccttactcttcagtgatttaattattgactcaatctgccCCCTGCCAGTATCACAAAGGAGTATATGAGACATCAATATCGGAAAGGCATTttgcaagagagttatatgattctctgtagaaactaagctttttttaaaaaaaaaatcaccagcagtactcataaaatgattgttaaatactgcacataaatctggcttatcagtaacagaaatattttttactacgaactgactttatatcgtcgaccttgtgctgctgaccagacacttccctcACTAGTGAGCATATGGTTTGTTATCCTGTGAATTTGCtatctatttgcgtaccacatccTCTTTAGctccctaataacatttttcaGCACTTTACAATACTGTCTGTTTTATCTTGGAGGTTACCCGCGGAATTTGCAAGAGACCAATTTGGATCAGATGTCCTTAACTTTAAGGCATGATCAAGAAGTTTCCATTTGAAGGTCATACAGTCCAGAACCGATATGCCAACCAGGTAAATTCACCGTGAACATTGAGGCAATTGTCCCACCaacgcaccaggctgaagatactgTTTTGTAAAGCACCTCATCCTGCTGCAGTTCTTAACTGGCTGCTGCAGGTCCTTGTCCCGACAGGAATCTTagaccttttttaagggactgaagctTCATTTTTGCATGGAGGGAGGTGGGGTGAGGGGAGACGAGGACTATAGGATGGGTGCGTGAGTGTTCCCCACTTTAGTCTCCCAGCTGAGGCTCACATACAAGATCGACCAGCGTGTTGTGTCAGATCACGATCTTCATGGAACTTGGCACAGCATTTCACAACGGAGTGTTTCGACAAACATGATGCCGCATACATATTCTTCAGTCTCCGATGTATGTCAACCGTTGTTTGTcgtttggcagccaagaaaagaaaatCATCATTTTGGCCCAGTTTGGACGGACTTCAACGCATAATTCACGTTTTCGCATTTATCGCATGCACGTTGGAAACATATgaatgccacattaatcccttgcctacatgtcggtgcttatatacctgaaTTGGAATTGTGCTATGTTGTATATACGCCGCAGCAAAGCCCTCAGACATAATATTTTTGAGTGCCCCCTTACAGAGTGCTACACGGCATTTTATTTTTGATGTTGGAATAGTGACAAGTTTAACCCAATCTCACCGGCcaaaattaggctggcgaccagatTAAGACTGTTTTGTAACAACAGCAGTGCAGAAAATTGGTCCAATTCCACCCATAAACGTTACCTAGTTAATCTTCATAACAATTCTTCAAGTAAATTGTCTCGTGTGCCAAAGAGTGTGCGGATTCTGCTCACGGTTGCAAGTGAGATGTTACTCGAAACCACCTCTTCTAGGCTGAGACAAAGGAAAGTTTCAAAGAGAAGTCCAGTCAAACAATTTCAGCTCAGAACGACATATTTACTGTTTTCTGAGCTAAGCAGGTGTGTTGCTTGTGGATTCTTTGTTCCATGGTAGCACCTTCAACTAAAAGATGTATTGTGATACGTCAACTAAACTTCGTCTAGCACTCAAAACCGAAAGGTATAATAAGATAGTTAATGGATTTTCATTGCTTCATGGCAACTAACAACATATGACCCAAGTAGAAGGTTCCATATAGCCCTTATCTAATGTCCACTGCCTGCCACTTTTTCAtgcacttaaacaaaatttctacatgGTTGGCAGTACAACAAAGATAATGTCAAAACGGTCATTCAGAAGTGGTTAGCCAATCAGGCAACTGATATTTACGAGATGGAAATTGATAAGTTGGTTGTTAGTTACTACAGCTGCCTCAATTTTGGTGGAAATTAGGTTGCAGAGCAGTTAAAGGTACAGGCTTTGATGAAGAGCAGTTTGGCATTTTTACACATAATATAAAAACTGTAACTACTTAAAGACAactcatgatttaaaaaaaaaattaaacacaataCATTGCGAGTAGGTGCTGCTTTCACATCAGCCTTCCTCTATTGCAACAAGACTTGTGCAtaatcgaactgtccagaataacaGTTTCGTGCCAGAATGAGAGCCTGCGAATATGTGCAGTTCTTATATGAAGGATGTTGCTGTGGCGGGCGGATGTCTCGGCTTGTGGCTCTCATGCACATCATGTTGTTATGTGGCTGGCAACTGGCAGACAGGCAGGCCTCGAGGCTGGCTGGGTggcaggtaagtacattgaccgtGTTCGCCTTGCTGTGGGTGGCTGGTGGACGGGTGGCCCGGGCAGCCCAGATTACCCTGTACCGTCTGCCGTCTGGGCGACACGTGGTGCGGCCACCCCCAGCTACGGCACCATTCCACCTGGCTGCACCCGTCATAACGAGATGACTGCAGTGGCCTTTGTTGATGGCGG contains these protein-coding regions:
- the LOC126262535 gene encoding uncharacterized protein LOC126262535 isoform X3; this translates as MTVLGVTALSEGRSVVFENRRRDTVWVGTLGGAERGTPKGGGWEMRPGSSVTIDMGDRWEGRFWGRTGCLFDGYGHGRCQTGDCGRRLQCNGTGGQPPVTYAEVVLAGWGSQDFYSISLVDGFNIPITIEPIDKQGGGDRYRCNPASCPTDINALCPSKLRSDGGCKSACLAFNTDQYCCRGRFNSARACRSSSWPRNYPAFFKGLCPDTYSYPYDDDRSTFTCEKTAYRIIFS
- the LOC126262535 gene encoding uncharacterized protein LOC126262535 isoform X2, translated to MTFLLLVLGVTALSEGRSVVFENRRRDTVWVGTLGGAERGTPKGGGWEMRPGSSVTIDMGDRWEGRFWGRTGCLFDGYGHGRCQTGDCGRRLQCNGTGGQPPVTYAEVVLAGWGSQDFYSISLVDGFNIPITIEPIDKQGGGDRYRCNPASCPTDINALCPSKLRSDGGCKSACLAFNTDQYCCRGRFNSARACRSSSWPRNYPAFFKGLCPDTYSYPYDDDRSTFTCEKTAYRIIFS